One window from the genome of Candidatus Deferrimicrobiaceae bacterium encodes:
- a CDS encoding DUF302 domain-containing protein → MRRVPIFLLLLALFAVSAASAGEGLVTVRSSYGAKETADRVERLTKERGMTLFHRIDHAEGARTVGMPLRPTEVLIFGNPKGGTPLMMCEQSVGIDLPLKMLVGEDGNGAVWIGYGDPEVLKDRYGITGCDEVLRKRKGFLGKLASDVAHWDS, encoded by the coding sequence ATGCGCAGAGTGCCGATTTTCCTGTTGTTGCTCGCCCTGTTTGCGGTTTCGGCGGCATCTGCGGGGGAAGGTCTGGTAACCGTGAGGAGTTCCTACGGAGCGAAGGAAACCGCGGATCGGGTCGAGCGCCTGACGAAGGAAAGGGGAATGACGCTGTTCCATCGCATCGATCATGCCGAGGGGGCAAGGACGGTCGGCATGCCGCTGCGCCCGACCGAGGTGCTGATCTTCGGAAACCCCAAAGGGGGTACTCCCCTGATGATGTGCGAGCAAAGCGTCGGCATAGATCTTCCCCTCAAGATGCTGGTGGGGGAGGACGGAAACGGCGCGGTCTGGATCGGTTACGGCGATCCGGAAGTACTGAAAGACCGCTACGGCATCACGGGATGTGACGAGGTTCTCCGGAAGAGGAAAGGATTTCTGGGGAAGCTGGCCTCGGACGTCGCCCACTGGGATTCGTAG
- a CDS encoding ATP-binding protein, with amino-acid sequence MSEPARRPPGFSSEQDLAKKRRERIAIGIVAVLVIGLTVLEANLAAIGGTVAFTSNIIIFALINLNVILIVLLIFLVTRNIFKLILDRKRNILGAKIRSRLVLIFISFSLIPTILLFIAAANITTTSIKSWIGGRVGVALTGALDIARGSLEKEAGNLSGVADRAASAVLRKGRKASVVNVLETARRGNPPHVSLLVVGPGGVMARSGDVPREIASQIRSRLQGQEGDRDRKGGMTFVGEGYAAAVRRLPDGRAVVAVKTLPPEEMNRIREIARAYDEYHQVRLLDDPIRASYIATLILITLLVVFAASWMGIYLARQITVPVQMLAEGTEKVASGDLDVRLDYRSNDEFGNLVGSFNRMTADLKEMKKSLEDANISLSATFEELRRRSRFIETILTNISTGVIVIDRAGRIAMINKVAERLLAIKTDKVLGKPYKEVVREEHYEAVRTLSREVGEMPGRQVERQVDLSVGGKEISLRVSVTALQADDGEYMGLVVAFDDLSQAMRLQRVMAWREVARRIAHEIRNPLTPIQLSTERLQKKFASSLGDDPAFSECTQTILSEVGSLKALVEEFTRFARMPAPAFQEGNLAEELTPVVETFRTAHPGIAWEFEGKEGTPPVWFDPFQIRRALTNLLENAAAVLGNGGRVMVRVRHEPTLGTVRVSVSDDGPGIPPGDRDRLFEPYFSRKEGGTGLGLAIVSAIANDHQGTVRVRDNTPRGAIFEIEFPVRPKGRG; translated from the coding sequence ATGAGCGAACCCGCGCGCCGGCCCCCGGGGTTTTCGTCGGAACAGGACCTCGCCAAGAAGAGGCGGGAGAGGATCGCCATCGGGATCGTGGCCGTCCTGGTGATCGGGCTCACCGTCCTGGAGGCGAACCTGGCCGCGATCGGGGGGACGGTGGCGTTCACGAGCAACATCATCATCTTCGCCCTCATCAACCTCAACGTCATCCTGATCGTGCTGCTGATCTTCCTCGTCACCCGGAACATCTTCAAGCTGATTCTGGACCGGAAGCGGAACATCCTGGGGGCGAAGATCCGGTCCCGCCTCGTGCTCATCTTCATCTCCTTTTCCCTCATTCCCACGATCCTCCTCTTCATCGCGGCCGCCAATATCACCACGACAAGCATCAAGTCGTGGATCGGGGGAAGGGTCGGGGTCGCCCTGACCGGCGCCCTCGACATCGCCCGGGGGAGCCTCGAGAAGGAGGCCGGGAACCTGTCCGGTGTGGCGGACCGGGCCGCATCCGCCGTCCTCCGGAAGGGGAGGAAGGCTTCCGTCGTGAATGTCCTGGAAACCGCGAGGCGCGGGAATCCTCCCCATGTTTCCCTTCTCGTGGTGGGGCCCGGAGGGGTCATGGCGAGGAGCGGGGACGTTCCCCGGGAGATCGCCTCCCAGATCCGCTCCCGTCTGCAGGGGCAGGAGGGAGACCGCGATCGCAAAGGCGGGATGACGTTCGTCGGGGAGGGGTACGCTGCCGCCGTCCGACGCCTGCCCGACGGGAGGGCCGTCGTGGCGGTCAAGACCCTGCCCCCGGAAGAGATGAACCGGATCCGGGAAATCGCGAGGGCGTACGACGAGTACCACCAGGTGCGCCTCCTCGACGACCCGATCCGGGCCAGCTACATCGCCACCCTCATCCTGATCACCCTCCTCGTGGTGTTCGCCGCCTCCTGGATGGGGATCTATCTCGCGCGGCAGATCACCGTTCCCGTCCAGATGCTGGCCGAGGGGACCGAGAAGGTGGCCTCGGGAGACCTCGACGTCCGGCTCGACTACCGGTCCAACGACGAATTCGGGAACCTGGTCGGTTCGTTCAACCGGATGACGGCGGACCTGAAAGAGATGAAGAAAAGCCTCGAGGATGCCAACATCTCGCTTTCGGCAACCTTCGAGGAGCTTCGGAGAAGGAGCCGGTTCATCGAGACGATCCTCACGAACATCTCCACGGGAGTCATCGTCATCGACCGGGCGGGCCGCATCGCGATGATCAACAAGGTGGCGGAGCGGCTGCTCGCGATCAAAACGGACAAGGTGCTCGGGAAACCGTACAAGGAGGTCGTCCGGGAGGAGCACTACGAGGCCGTGCGCACCCTTTCGCGCGAGGTGGGAGAGATGCCCGGAAGGCAGGTGGAGAGGCAGGTGGATCTCTCCGTCGGAGGGAAAGAGATCTCCCTCCGCGTCAGCGTGACGGCGCTTCAGGCGGACGACGGGGAGTACATGGGGCTGGTGGTGGCCTTCGACGATCTCTCCCAGGCGATGCGGCTCCAGAGGGTCATGGCGTGGCGGGAGGTCGCGCGCCGGATCGCCCATGAGATCCGGAACCCCCTGACCCCGATCCAGCTCTCCACGGAGCGGCTGCAGAAGAAGTTCGCTTCGTCGCTCGGGGACGACCCGGCCTTCTCCGAGTGCACCCAGACGATTCTTTCCGAAGTGGGTTCGCTCAAAGCTCTTGTCGAGGAATTCACCCGGTTCGCCCGCATGCCCGCGCCGGCGTTCCAGGAGGGGAACCTTGCGGAGGAACTTACGCCGGTCGTGGAAACGTTCCGGACCGCCCACCCCGGAATCGCGTGGGAATTCGAGGGGAAGGAGGGGACTCCGCCGGTCTGGTTCGACCCGTTCCAGATCCGCAGGGCGTTGACCAACCTCCTGGAGAACGCGGCAGCGGTGCTGGGGAACGGGGGCCGGGTCATGGTGCGGGTGAGGCACGAGCCGACGCTGGGGACAGTCCGGGTGTCCGTGAGCGACGACGGGCCGGGAATCCCGCCGGGAGACCGGGACCGTCTGTTCGAGCCGTATTTTTCCCGCAAGGAAGGGGGGACGGGTCTCGGCCTGGCCATCGTCAGCGCCATCGCGAACGACCACCAGGGGACGGTGAGGGTCCGGGACAACACACCGAGGGGCGCGATCTTCGAGATCGAGTTCCCCGTCCGCCCGAAAGGAAGGGGGTAG
- a CDS encoding aldo/keto reductase, giving the protein MEYVRLGMTGVKVSRICLGCMTYGAKSWREWVLEEEEGRPFLRRALEAGINFFDTADVYSLGRSEEILGNALRDFGPSRDKVVIATKVFAAMGDDPNERGLSRKHILHSIDDSLRRLGTDYVDLYQIHRFDPHTPIEETLEALTDVVRSGKALYVGASSMYAWQFARMLYTATRHGYSRFVTMQNHYNLVYREEEREMIPLCREEGIGILPWSPLARGFLARKPPDEGYGETSRARTDEYSHKMYYRPGDDEVVRRVAEIAGNRGRSMAQVALAWLLHRPGVTAPIIGASRMEHLEEALKALEISLDDEERKSLEEPYVPHPVLGHE; this is encoded by the coding sequence ATGGAATATGTGCGTCTTGGCATGACCGGGGTGAAAGTATCCCGCATCTGTCTGGGGTGCATGACGTACGGCGCGAAAAGCTGGCGGGAGTGGGTTCTCGAGGAGGAGGAGGGACGGCCCTTCCTGCGTCGCGCGCTCGAGGCCGGGATCAACTTCTTCGACACCGCCGACGTCTACTCCCTCGGGCGGAGCGAGGAGATTCTGGGCAACGCACTCAGGGACTTCGGCCCGTCCCGTGACAAGGTGGTCATCGCCACCAAGGTGTTCGCCGCGATGGGGGACGATCCCAACGAGCGCGGTCTTTCCCGGAAGCACATCCTGCACTCGATCGACGACAGTCTTCGCCGGCTTGGGACAGACTACGTCGATCTGTACCAGATCCACCGGTTCGACCCTCATACGCCGATCGAGGAGACCCTGGAAGCGTTGACCGACGTGGTGCGCTCCGGGAAGGCGTTGTATGTCGGAGCCTCGTCGATGTACGCCTGGCAGTTCGCCCGGATGCTGTACACGGCAACCCGACACGGCTACAGTCGGTTTGTCACGATGCAGAACCATTACAACCTGGTCTACCGGGAGGAGGAGAGGGAGATGATCCCCTTGTGCCGGGAGGAGGGGATCGGCATCCTCCCCTGGAGCCCTCTCGCACGGGGATTTCTCGCGAGAAAGCCGCCCGATGAGGGGTATGGCGAGACCTCCCGTGCCCGCACGGACGAGTACTCCCACAAGATGTATTATCGCCCGGGAGACGACGAGGTCGTAAGGCGCGTGGCGGAGATTGCCGGAAACCGCGGACGGTCCATGGCCCAGGTTGCCCTCGCGTGGCTTCTGCACCGGCCCGGAGTGACGGCTCCCATCATCGGCGCAAGCCGAATGGAGCATCTCGAAGAGGCGTTGAAGGCCCTCGAAATCAGTCTGGACGATGAGGAGCGGAAAAGCCTCGAGGAGCCCTACGTGCCGCATCCCGTGCTGGGGCACGAATAG
- a CDS encoding sigma-54 dependent transcriptional regulator, producing the protein MGYSVLVIDDETNIRKTLEGVLSDDGYRVLQAGDGAQGLEVLARSSVDAVLLDVWMPGLDGLETLKRIREGYPILPIIMISGHGTIDTAVKAVKMGAFDFIEKPISLTKLLITLSRAIEQAELRLENVELKERVEKKYRLIGGSAAMRRVQAEIAAAGPTNASVLISGENGSGKEIVAREIHRHSRRANRPFVEVNCAAIPEELIESELFGHEKGAFTGATGRRRGRFELADGGTLFLDEVGDMSPRTQAKILRVLEERQFERIGGGEKIRADVRIIAATNRNLPKEVEGGRFRDDLYFRLNVFPILVPALRDRKEDIPLIAEHFVGEICAEHGKERKEFSRGARELLLAHNWPGNVRELRNVVERLVILSMGPSLGEDTVRHVLAAEPARAEAPAGERVFDPEDFREAVLAFEKEYLTRKLRENDFNVSRTAEKLRLDRTSIHRKMKQLGITQESARR; encoded by the coding sequence ATGGGATACTCGGTTCTGGTCATCGACGACGAGACGAACATCCGGAAGACGCTCGAGGGCGTGCTATCCGACGACGGCTATCGCGTGCTGCAGGCCGGGGACGGCGCCCAGGGGCTCGAGGTCCTTGCCCGGTCCTCCGTGGATGCCGTTCTGCTCGACGTGTGGATGCCCGGCCTGGACGGACTGGAGACGCTGAAGAGGATCCGCGAGGGGTACCCGATCCTTCCCATCATCATGATCTCGGGCCACGGGACGATCGACACGGCGGTGAAGGCGGTCAAGATGGGCGCCTTCGACTTCATCGAGAAGCCGATCTCTCTCACCAAGCTGCTCATCACGCTCTCCCGCGCCATCGAGCAGGCGGAACTCCGCCTGGAAAACGTGGAACTGAAGGAGAGGGTCGAGAAAAAATACCGGTTGATCGGAGGGTCGGCGGCCATGCGGCGGGTCCAGGCCGAGATCGCCGCCGCGGGCCCCACGAACGCCTCGGTCCTTATCTCCGGGGAGAACGGATCCGGCAAGGAGATCGTCGCCCGCGAGATTCACCGGCACAGCCGGCGGGCGAACCGGCCGTTTGTCGAGGTGAACTGCGCGGCCATTCCCGAGGAACTGATCGAGTCGGAACTGTTCGGGCACGAGAAGGGGGCGTTCACCGGAGCGACCGGGCGCAGGAGGGGGCGCTTCGAGCTGGCCGACGGGGGCACCCTGTTTCTCGACGAGGTCGGGGACATGAGTCCACGCACCCAGGCGAAGATTCTTAGGGTCCTGGAAGAGAGGCAGTTCGAGAGAATCGGGGGAGGGGAGAAAATCCGCGCGGATGTCCGGATCATCGCCGCGACGAACCGGAACCTGCCGAAGGAGGTCGAGGGGGGACGGTTCCGCGACGACCTCTACTTCCGGCTGAACGTGTTCCCGATCCTCGTGCCCGCCCTGCGCGACCGCAAGGAGGACATCCCGCTGATCGCGGAGCATTTCGTCGGGGAGATCTGCGCCGAGCACGGAAAGGAGAGGAAGGAGTTCTCCCGGGGTGCGAGGGAGCTTCTTCTTGCCCACAACTGGCCGGGAAACGTCCGCGAACTGCGCAACGTCGTGGAGCGGCTCGTGATCCTGTCGATGGGGCCGTCGCTCGGGGAGGATACCGTGAGGCACGTTCTCGCCGCCGAGCCGGCGCGGGCGGAAGCGCCGGCGGGGGAGCGGGTGTTCGACCCGGAAGACTTCCGGGAGGCTGTCCTTGCGTTCGAGAAGGAGTATCTCACCAGGAAACTCCGGGAAAACGACTTCAACGTGAGCCGGACGGCCGAGAAGCTCAGGCTGGACCGCACCAGCATCCACCGGAAGATGAAGCAGCTGGGGATCACGCAGGAAAGCGCCAGGAGGTAG
- a CDS encoding DUF4390 domain-containing protein: MIFLGVLVAPDLSAAAPKADIANIRGQAKGREARVSFTLRKAFSPEMVEALKSGIEISFKTVVRVERVHRNWFDATVGEVTFSRSVRYDSLSRVYLLNRGKGEELVPDIFAALSGMTQYEVVVPLDFEIERGKRYRARVRTRLDKVGLSEPLRSIFFFSSLWDVETDWEKGDISAP, from the coding sequence TTGATTTTCCTTGGAGTTCTGGTGGCGCCCGACCTTTCCGCCGCCGCTCCGAAGGCTGATATCGCGAATATCCGCGGACAGGCCAAAGGGAGGGAGGCCCGCGTTTCGTTCACCCTCCGGAAAGCTTTCTCCCCCGAAATGGTGGAGGCGCTGAAAAGCGGGATCGAGATTTCCTTCAAGACCGTCGTGCGTGTCGAGAGAGTCCACCGGAACTGGTTCGACGCGACGGTGGGCGAGGTCACCTTCTCCCGCTCCGTCCGATACGACTCTCTCTCCCGCGTGTACCTGCTGAACCGGGGCAAGGGGGAGGAATTGGTTCCCGACATATTCGCCGCGCTTTCCGGGATGACCCAGTACGAGGTAGTCGTCCCGCTGGACTTCGAGATCGAGCGAGGGAAGAGGTACCGGGCCCGGGTCCGGACGCGCCTTGACAAGGTGGGGCTGTCGGAACCGCTTCGTTCGATCTTCTTCTTCTCCTCGTTGTGGGACGTGGAGACCGATTGGGAGAAAGGGGACATTTCCGCGCCATGA
- a CDS encoding 1-acyl-sn-glycerol-3-phosphate acyltransferase, which produces MSGTITLPVWLAALLFLLAAWAAVYRLLIPSVRWFLRRRVNLVIEEIGKRLHLEIRPFSLTKRQVLIDRLMYDPKIMEAAEVHAKTNNMPRAVVMAEVERYAREIVPSFNAYAYFRVGYWIAKKTARILYRVRVGFTDEAGLSAVDPHSSVVFVMNHRSNMDYILVAYLAATRTALSYAVGEWARIWPLQTLIRSLGAYFIRRSSGNPLYRLVLERYVAMATEGGVVQAIFPEGGLTSDGSLRRPKLGLLDYMTRSFSPGGNRDIVFIPVGINYDRTFEDRSMLVSLNREAPRKSLLFVIGTSLRFLLHNLLLMIRGRWYRFGYACVNFGSPVSLTEYCRGLGVDFRSLEREERFREVERLAGELMKDVGKVIPVLPVSLVATACLNLGKARWSELDLKTEAHRLLAVLTAEGAHIYIPRTDQDYAVNVGLRMLTLRHLVEEKEGLYRVNPDNIALLRYYANSIRHLFPAPPSHAPL; this is translated from the coding sequence ATGAGCGGTACCATTACCCTACCCGTCTGGCTCGCCGCGCTCCTCTTCCTTCTCGCCGCGTGGGCGGCGGTGTACCGCCTGCTGATTCCGAGCGTCCGCTGGTTTCTGCGCCGGCGCGTCAACCTGGTGATCGAGGAGATCGGGAAGCGCCTCCACCTGGAAATCCGCCCGTTCTCCCTGACCAAGCGGCAGGTGCTGATCGACCGGCTGATGTACGACCCGAAAATCATGGAGGCGGCGGAAGTTCACGCAAAGACGAACAATATGCCGCGAGCCGTCGTGATGGCGGAGGTCGAGCGGTATGCAAGGGAGATCGTCCCCTCCTTCAACGCGTATGCCTATTTCCGGGTCGGCTACTGGATCGCGAAAAAGACGGCCAGGATTCTCTACCGGGTGCGGGTGGGCTTTACGGACGAAGCGGGGCTTTCCGCCGTCGACCCTCATTCCTCCGTTGTCTTCGTCATGAACCATCGCAGCAATATGGACTACATCCTCGTGGCCTATCTCGCAGCGACTCGTACCGCCCTGAGTTACGCCGTCGGGGAATGGGCGAGAATCTGGCCGTTGCAGACGCTCATACGGTCGCTCGGCGCCTATTTCATACGACGAAGCTCGGGGAATCCCCTCTACCGTCTCGTGCTGGAACGCTACGTCGCGATGGCGACCGAGGGAGGAGTCGTGCAGGCGATTTTCCCGGAAGGCGGTCTTACCTCGGACGGGTCGCTGCGCCGCCCGAAACTCGGCCTTCTCGACTACATGACCCGCTCCTTTTCCCCCGGGGGGAACAGGGACATCGTCTTCATCCCGGTGGGAATCAACTACGACCGCACCTTCGAGGACCGCAGCATGCTGGTCTCCCTGAATCGGGAAGCCCCCAGGAAAAGTCTCCTCTTCGTGATCGGAACCTCGCTGAGATTCCTCCTGCACAACCTGCTTCTCATGATCCGCGGCCGCTGGTACCGGTTCGGCTACGCATGCGTCAACTTCGGCTCCCCCGTCTCCCTTACGGAGTACTGCCGCGGGCTCGGCGTCGACTTTCGTTCATTGGAGAGAGAAGAGAGGTTCCGGGAGGTGGAGAGGCTGGCCGGGGAACTGATGAAGGATGTCGGGAAGGTGATCCCGGTGCTGCCGGTCTCCCTTGTGGCGACCGCGTGCCTGAACCTGGGGAAGGCCCGCTGGAGCGAGCTCGACCTGAAAACCGAGGCCCACCGGCTGCTCGCTGTGCTTACGGCGGAGGGCGCCCACATTTACATCCCCCGCACGGACCAAGATTACGCCGTCAACGTCGGGTTACGGATGCTCACCCTTCGTCACCTGGTGGAGGAAAAGGAGGGGCTCTATCGCGTCAACCCGGATAATATCGCCCTCCTGCGATACTACGCCAACTCCATCCGCCATCTGTTCCCCGCCCCGCCTTCCCACGCCCCGCTTTGA
- a CDS encoding tetratricopeptide repeat protein, translating into MDPEDLADKYVRDADALAAAKRYDEAVVVYDLAIGVHPDCTEAWTNKASVLRLQGKRREALECAERALEIGPFPIAETLRDILIEELKR; encoded by the coding sequence ATGGACCCCGAAGACCTCGCCGACAAGTACGTAAGGGATGCCGACGCTCTCGCGGCCGCGAAACGGTATGATGAGGCGGTCGTGGTCTACGACCTGGCGATCGGCGTGCATCCGGATTGCACCGAGGCCTGGACGAACAAGGCCAGCGTCCTGAGGCTGCAAGGCAAGCGCAGGGAGGCGTTGGAATGCGCGGAAAGGGCCCTGGAGATAGGACCGTTCCCGATTGCGGAGACGCTGCGGGATATTCTGATCGAAGAGCTTAAACGGTAA
- the lpxC gene encoding UDP-3-O-acyl-N-acetylglucosamine deacetylase, which translates to MQVFQHTVSGPLSFSGVGLHTGVRTSATILPAGPGNGIVFRRKDTGTVIPATVEHVAETAYATVLSAEGVKISTVEHFLAALYGMEVDNAVVEVDGPELPILDGSALGIAGAIASAGVAAQDVRRQFFRVWEHDRIRRNGSMVAVSPSEELEILVTVDFPASAIGRQWASFTLTPGNFLKEIAPARTFVLREQIEELRAAGLAKGGSLDNAIVVEGDKVHNTEGLRFPDEFARHKLLDFLGDIALLGRPVRGSFLAVRPGHTVNHAVAKYLAATGYAGFPESPVRPGKIPVHIQVTA; encoded by the coding sequence ATGCAAGTTTTCCAACATACCGTTTCGGGGCCGTTGAGTTTTTCCGGTGTGGGCCTTCACACCGGCGTTCGGACCTCCGCAACGATCCTGCCGGCGGGTCCCGGAAACGGGATCGTCTTTCGACGCAAGGACACGGGAACGGTGATCCCCGCCACGGTGGAACATGTGGCGGAGACCGCCTATGCCACCGTCCTGTCGGCCGAAGGCGTGAAGATCTCCACGGTCGAGCATTTCCTCGCCGCGCTTTACGGGATGGAGGTCGATAACGCGGTGGTCGAGGTGGACGGCCCGGAACTGCCGATCCTGGACGGGAGCGCTCTCGGGATTGCCGGGGCGATCGCGTCTGCGGGGGTTGCGGCGCAGGACGTTCGCAGGCAGTTCTTCAGGGTCTGGGAGCACGACAGAATCCGTCGGAACGGGTCGATGGTCGCCGTCTCCCCGTCCGAGGAGCTGGAAATCCTGGTGACGGTCGACTTCCCCGCGAGCGCCATCGGGCGGCAGTGGGCGAGTTTCACCCTCACCCCCGGGAATTTCCTGAAGGAGATCGCCCCCGCGCGAACTTTCGTCCTCCGGGAGCAGATCGAGGAACTGCGCGCGGCGGGTCTTGCCAAGGGCGGGTCGCTCGATAACGCGATCGTCGTCGAGGGAGACAAGGTGCACAACACGGAAGGGCTCCGTTTCCCCGACGAGTTCGCCCGGCACAAGCTGCTCGATTTCCTGGGCGACATCGCCCTGTTGGGGCGCCCCGTGCGCGGCTCTTTCCTCGCCGTCCGCCCGGGGCACACGGTGAACCACGCCGTTGCCAAATACCTTGCTGCGACCGGCTATGCCGGATTTCCCGAATCGCCTGTCCGCCCGGGAAAAATCCCGGTGCATATACAGGTCACTGCCTAA
- a CDS encoding serine/threonine-protein kinase: MFPGLPGKYAVLRKIASGGMSEVHLCRLRGEEGFEKKVAVKVVHPRLTENPRFRELFVREARIAASLSHQNLVQVFDFGRQGNSFYLAMEYVEGWNLAQTFAQMRMRGIPAPLPLWRHWMEGMLDGIAYLHSRKIVHRDISPGNILLSRGGAVKITDFGIARGSRLGQYRPEGWEGKFSYMSPEQARGEEASVSSDLFSAALIGAEYFLPARLFDGENRDEILARVRDHDVEKLPLERFPSGISGILRKSLSREPGDRFADAASFAKAIGAAVPETVSRADLAAFWDLLFPGAGHGEEDTVVIDGPPAGRDADLIREKREPYGGRGRRGFRIGVTSALVAASVGGVLLWRGTVPRERGPSSVVTKEAVKPDPAASDPGIDSPKPGAGIFPGGISASPSPEGRKQGTISPSMEAKVPQGSAATAHPGDSDRARKGKRVWIETDPEGVSVDSGDGTHLGSTPFSLDTGPLAGGKIIFRKEGYVTRSVSADALAQLPGFRMGLERLMGTLEVVQAIPWAKVYEGNRYLGVTPIPSLALPVGEHRLRFVNEPLGVNRVETVTIEPGTNPKLIVPLIGNR; encoded by the coding sequence ATGTTCCCGGGGCTTCCCGGAAAATATGCCGTCCTCCGAAAGATCGCCTCCGGAGGGATGTCCGAGGTGCACCTTTGCCGCCTGCGGGGGGAGGAGGGGTTCGAGAAGAAGGTCGCCGTCAAGGTGGTCCACCCCCGGCTCACGGAAAACCCGCGCTTCCGGGAACTCTTCGTCCGGGAGGCCCGCATCGCCGCCTCCCTCTCGCATCAGAACCTCGTCCAGGTCTTCGATTTCGGAAGGCAGGGGAATTCCTTCTATCTCGCCATGGAATATGTCGAGGGGTGGAACCTTGCGCAGACGTTTGCGCAAATGCGGATGCGGGGGATTCCGGCACCCCTCCCCCTCTGGAGGCACTGGATGGAGGGGATGCTGGACGGGATCGCCTATCTGCATTCCCGGAAAATCGTCCACCGCGACATCAGCCCCGGAAACATCCTGCTGTCCCGCGGGGGAGCGGTGAAAATCACCGATTTCGGCATCGCCCGGGGTTCGCGTCTCGGACAGTACCGGCCGGAAGGGTGGGAAGGGAAATTCTCCTACATGTCTCCGGAGCAGGCCAGAGGCGAAGAAGCGAGTGTGTCCTCGGATCTGTTCTCCGCTGCGTTGATCGGGGCGGAATATTTTCTCCCCGCCAGGCTTTTCGACGGCGAAAACCGGGACGAGATTCTTGCCCGGGTGCGGGACCACGACGTGGAGAAACTCCCGCTGGAACGGTTCCCGTCCGGGATCTCGGGGATCTTGCGGAAAAGCCTGTCCCGGGAGCCGGGGGACAGATTCGCGGATGCCGCAAGTTTCGCGAAGGCGATCGGCGCGGCGGTCCCCGAAACGGTCTCTCGCGCCGACCTGGCCGCCTTCTGGGACCTCCTTTTTCCCGGCGCGGGCCATGGGGAAGAGGACACGGTGGTCATCGACGGCCCCCCGGCCGGGCGAGACGCGGACCTGATCCGCGAGAAGCGGGAGCCCTACGGGGGGAGGGGAAGACGGGGATTCCGGATCGGGGTGACGTCGGCGCTGGTGGCGGCTTCGGTGGGGGGAGTGCTGTTGTGGAGGGGAACCGTCCCGAGGGAACGCGGACCATCTTCCGTCGTGACGAAGGAAGCCGTGAAACCGGACCCGGCGGCGTCGGATCCGGGGATCGATTCCCCGAAACCGGGGGCGGGTATCTTTCCCGGAGGGATTTCCGCTTCGCCTTCCCCGGAGGGACGGAAGCAAGGAACGATTTCTCCCTCCATGGAGGCGAAGGTTCCCCAGGGGTCGGCTGCGACTGCGCATCCCGGAGATTCCGATCGGGCCCGGAAGGGGAAACGGGTGTGGATCGAGACGGACCCGGAAGGCGTCTCGGTCGATTCCGGGGACGGGACTCACCTCGGCTCCACACCCTTCTCCCTGGACACCGGCCCGCTGGCGGGAGGGAAAATCATTTTCCGCAAGGAAGGGTATGTCACGCGAAGCGTATCCGCCGATGCGCTGGCGCAGCTTCCGGGTTTCCGGATGGGGTTGGAACGCCTGATGGGGACGCTGGAAGTGGTCCAGGCGATTCCCTGGGCGAAGGTCTACGAGGGGAACCGGTACCTCGGGGTGACCCCGATCCCTTCGCTGGCGCTTCCCGTGGGGGAGCACCGGCTGCGCTTCGTGAACGAACCTCTCGGGGTGAACCGGGTGGAGACGGTGACCATCGAGCCGGGGACGAACCCGAAACTCATCGTCCCGCTGATCGGGAACCGGTAG